The Calliopsis andreniformis isolate RMS-2024a chromosome 10, iyCalAndr_principal, whole genome shotgun sequence nucleotide sequence TTTTCACGTTCTCTTAGATTATGCATCAGTCATTCAAGTCGTGTTGCGATACTCTCTCTTGTTGCGTAAAATGGCGCACAATTAGACGCTACCTTAAACAAAAGGGGATATGCACGTGAAAGGAATTTCACTGTTAGCCGTGAGAAAAAAAGTGGCACAGTGACATACGGAAATCTCATTACTTAACCATAGCGTGGCGACTTACACAATTTAGCCCGACATGGCCTGAACTAAAAACTAAATTTAAGACTTTGTTGGCCTGGAAAAATGATTTGATGTTTATCTGAGGCTCTATTGTGAATAAAACTTATTGGGTCAATTTTTAACATGTTATGATTGCTTGACCCACTAATGCATGTGTGTGATGGTAAATATACCTACGCTTAAGAAGGTAGACCCGGATATGTCAGGGCggggacattaccgacaaaaacaAAGGTTTATGGGAATACACTTTTTGTCCTTATATTAGAAAATCTTGAGCTGGGAAAGAgctcattcgatagaaaaagaTTCAATCGAGAGCGCTGTAGTCATGTCATGTCTACGAAAGAATGATGGCACTACGGATATAAATCATAGCGCTGTTTCCGCGACGATGCTATCACCCCTTACAATATCGAAGGCTACATTATCTGTTACACCTTGTATAAGTTACGTATAGGTAACTATATAAATctcgtacatatgtatattatccttaatgttaaaataattattatttgtaactacaattaatgttttagaataaataaaaggTGCATGTCAGCGATTTAAATCGGAGCATGATTTGTAAATGTACTTCTCCGCGCGGGCTGCGTACATGCATAGGTACTTCATAGGTACTTAAAAGATCAGAATATGATTActtaatacaacaaaaattaacattaattttcaatgttataaacaTTTTTACGGATAAGTTTTTTTTTACAAATGGCCACTGATTCAAAAGTGTAGATTCACCCTCTTCTACCGTGaccattaatatttttacaccCTGTACAGTAAAATGAATTAGAAACAGTTATATATATAAAAGTTACTTCTAATGCTTCTAGTTAACATTGACATTTACAACATTCATAAcaacatttaaataaaaatggaaATTAGTCTCGTAACACATGATTCATAGAATACTTATATTTTGTTTGTGCAAAAATCATAGACCTTAAGACGAGATTTCCTATATGCCATTACAGCGTACAATTATTGCACGTGGCTATAGCATTTACACTATTACGCACAGAAACGTATTCATCTCTTCACCAATAAGTGTTTAGCGTTAGTAAATCATTGCAATCAGTAGTAGTCTCGTTGCAGATGCATACAATAAACACAAACTCGTTTTGACAATTCATTCTTTCACGGAAGAAGATAAGATATGAATTGAAAATGTCGTCCATTATACATATACTTTTGTACATATTTGTCAtttattttctcttttttttttcttcaaaaATTCTAGCAAAACTTCGTCAACTTTTCCTTGTAAAAACAACGATAATAaactataattcattttaaaaACTTTCTCCAACATAACTAAAATATTTCCAACATAAAACTTCTCCCAAAAGGACACAACTAATCGCGAAGACTCAAAATCGCGAAGTATGAATAGTCTGTACAGGAATCTCGGTCCATTTTCAAGATCAAGTAGCTTTGGAAATGTGTCTTCGATATAGATAagcttaaatattaaaaacatgAGTATCAGTGAGTTCTATCAAACCTATTTCACTTTATATGATGCTAACAACAGACATCACTTAAGTGTAACACATCGATTTTAATGCACCTTCACATATTTGTAGAATAATCAGAAATATTGAACACGTATTTCTTTTATCGGCAATCGTTCACATCTAGGGGGTGAAAACAACCCtcaaaattgagggtcgagaacatATGTTGTTCAATATCTCGTAAATTATTGGATGTAGACTAACAGTTCATAcagcaaaattatttttgttaataacgaATCCAATCATGTAACGTAGGACTgcgttttttatatatattgtttAAACAAATTGGTATTTAGTAAAATTTCTTATATGGTTGAATGCgccattaaaaaataaataatcgtGCCATGTAAATTATTAGTCTATTCCCAACGGTTTCCGAGATATTAAGCAAAATATATTTTTGACCGCCAACTTTGAGGATTCTTTTCATCTGCTAGTGTGGACGATAACCAATAAacaaaaatacgtgtcgaatggCTATTCTACGAAAATGCTAAGGTTCATAAGAATTGACGTTACACGTAGGTAATGTCCCTTGTAAGATATAGAGTGTACGGTAATGAACTTATAACGAGAGACTGTCATAGATTACTGAAATCTGCACCACTTGACTAATCTCTCCCCGATGCTTCCTTAGTGATGAAGTACTCgccgcagcagcagcagcagcagcagaagGAGAGGAAGTCGGAGTGCGAAGTCTGCTCGATCGACGCAACGCCAAAGCGTGCAGCGCATCGCCAGTCGACGCTCGACTGCAAGGCCTCGTCGAGCGTCTCGGCGAGGACTGCTTACTGTTCGACGGGGATGTTCGCCTGGATGCGCGTGTTCCGGCTCGCCTCGATGCTTCAGCAAGTCGGCTGCTAGGGTCCCCAGGCCGCCCCCATAGATGTCATTTAACAAATTAACGATTAAACCGACCGTGCACGTGTGCGTCGCCCCTGCACATATGCAACTGCGTTATGCAAACGTACACACGTGCACAAGCGCGACGACCCTTCTCTCTCTCGTGATATCCACGGACACATGTAGGCTGGTCGTCGCGTAGGGACGGCCGACGGTAGCTCAATTATAGTGCGTTACGTGTTTAACAGCCGCGGGCGTCGTACTGGCTACGTTCACGCCTACTATCGTAGAGATAGTATATTACTACTATACGTACTATATACGTACACGCTGGTCGACGCGTGTACGCGCGTGTACATAGAGCGCAGCCCCAAGTTACAATTGACACCGGTCAGAACCTCGGAACAGGTCCATTCACGATCTTCTGTTTCGGTTTTGGAGTATTTAGGATTACGCGCGCGCATTGTACGGTTGCCTGTCATAGGACACCATCTAGCTCGTAAGCGGTAAGGATAACGTGGTGCTATGTTCGAGACATTCCTTCAGGAGCGAACCCTGCTTCACTGCTTTGTTTTGTCTTGCCTACTCATGCCCTTCGTTCTGCCATCTACTCTGACGTTGTCTGTGTCACTGTCCCTCTTGCTGTACCGATTTTGAGTTCAATGAATCCTTAATCTGTACGAATTGTTATCATTCCGTATTTTGCTTCTTTGTTCCAGGAATATCTGGACTCTAGAGCCAGTATTATGTCCATCTTTTTAGAAAATAATACTTTatgcgtttccaacgtataatccAGCACCTCTTGCCGatgatgtatattattacgTTTCAAATGGTTTAGGCTTCGATatgacagtgtgaaaatgatattaAGTCTGTAACTTTTTTTAAGATAAAGAATATTAAAGGTTATTGGTGTTTCCTGGCTCTGACACATTTTAAGTCCCTGAGCACTTTCCCTGATATTGAACTTTACCATATCCACCAAAAGGTGGAGTTACTCAGTGTTCAAATACAAATTTCCAAAAATTGAGATTCAGAGAATTGAAAGAAACATGTAAAAAGTCTTAGAAAATTTGTTCGAAAGAATGTTTAGAGAGTTGGAAATTTGCGCTCTGAGGTCCAGATACCAAAAAATGTGAAATAGTTTCGCCTTTAGTTTGTGTTtggctcttcaaatctcatgcgCTTCAGATATCTATGATCgtgaattatgattattaatgcgCAATCGATAAAGAAAATCAGGGTTCTAGTCTGCGACTAGGAACCAAACATTGAATTTGATGATTGTTTAAGCGAGTCTCCGTTTCAAGCGTTAAACCTGCAGGTGTACCGAGTAAAATCGCTGTTATTGTGAAACTGTGGTGGAACTGCGACCAGGGTTTTTAGAAATGTGTTTATCTTTGAGTAATAAAATATTGTTCTGACAAAAACGATACTGTTTATTAACTTGCTTTATGCTTATATTGAAATTTATATTCCTGTTTTTGGAGGGGAATTCTTTTGTTAAATTACAgggttttttaaaataatatttgacaCTCATTATTGTGCAGTGGTTAGACGACAAACAAATACTTGTGAATTAATATATCCACAATCCCATGACTCGTATATGGATCAGAGCAATTTGACTGATGTTTCCTGACAATATTTTCGCAGGGTTCTTGTTCAATGTCTTGAAAATATAATGAAAGAATGCACAAATCTTGTTGATAGTGATAGAATATTTGTATTTTTCCATtcaacatttttaatatttttatgagaCGTGTAATATGTAAATGCTTCCTTAAATGAATTGGTACGCTTTTAACGAATTGTGAATGTTTTAAAAATAGACAATACACATGTTCcttttttataattaaattttaatgttGCATCAATTGTTTATAGTGCTTATTAGcaacaaatatttttaaaaaggtaacgaataaaaacataaaagtaaaaaaactgttttacaatTGAAATTTACATCAATCTATCAGATAATTGCGGTAAAAACTATGctaaatgaaatacaatagaggATTAAACAAAAATTGCTATTGTATTTGTTTCGCTTTCCCAAATGCGAGTCATTATGTGGAACGATCAATCTGTGTGGGATTATAATTGAGACCTTGATGTCTATATGTGACAGTGATCTCAGCTGTCTGTTTGCAAGACTCATTTTTTTACGTAACATGTTTAAATAAACGCATAGTTCATTTTGCTCTATCTGCTATGAAAAAGGCTTAAAAAATTTAAACTATATCTAAATGTACTTCTAGCTCAGTCTGATTTCACACCTTTTTTGTACGTGTATTTTTGGGCTACTGTTGGGATGTTTTCGTCTTGGATTTTGTCATGTACTTGACgtaattttttacttttttaaaatCTTTTTATTGGGTTTGATTTGATTGAATTAAACTTTTTGATTTAAACGTTGCTTTCTTCACTATTTGTAATATTTAATGAATTGATAATGTTGCACTGATGATAATAAATTGTTGAATAGTGAATTTtataggattaagtattgttttTTCCTTTTACCACCTCTGGAGCATCGA carries:
- the LOC143185089 gene encoding uncharacterized protein LOC143185089; the encoded protein is MKYSPQQQQQQQKERKSECEVCSIDATPKRAAHRQSTLDCKASSSVSARTAYCSTGMFAWMRVFRLASMLQQVGC